The DNA segment ATTAGGACATGGGCCTGGCTCCCAtaggagggggaaaggggaggccAGGGTCCCCCAGACACAGCAGTCTGGGGGGAGGAGGTGCTGGCTGATGTGAGCGGAGTCCCCATCGGGGAGGACACAACTGGCAGTCCCTCTCAGGAGTGGCTGGTCCTTTGGGCCTTCTTGATTTCCTGCCACAGGGAGAGAAGGGCATCAGGAGGGCCCAGGGGATAGGCCACATCGTCtgtcccagcccctctccctgcgTGCACTACAGAGAAGTCCTGACCCTGCAGAGCCCACCTCGGACAGTGCCTCCTCCAGGGCCTGATAGGCCTTGTCCAGGTTGTCATTGATGATGATCAGGTCGAACAGGCCCTGCTCcttgcctggggagggggggaagagggagggcagggtcaTCTCTGGTGACCAGAGACCCTGGGGGTCTCCCTGGTGGGTGAGGAGGCTGGGGGGACGGCAGGTGGCCAGTGCCCACACTCACAGCTCTCCATGTCAACACGAGCAGCAGCCAGCCGCTTAGCCAGGCTCTCCTCAGTCTCTGTGTTCCGCTGCCGCAGCCGCTGCTCCTGAggcacaggggagggtcagggtgTCTGGGcgggccctgcccccagccccgccccccccaccccagcccaggcccaccccccaccaggacGTCCAGCGAGGGCGGCTGCACAAAGATGTAGATGGGCCGCAGATCGGTCTTCTTGATGTTACGCACGCCTTGCAGGTCCACGTCCAGCACGCAGATGCGGTTCATGGCCTGCACGGCCCGCACCGCTGCTTTGCTGGAGGACAgagtggggaggacagaggggtGGCAAATGCTCAGTGGGGCTTCTGGGGCTCAGCAGCCCCTCATGGCCTCAAGGAGCCTCAGCAGGGCATGGGCCTGGCCGGACATGAGTGCAGAAACCTACCAGGACCCCTGCACCTCCTCCACCTTTCTGGAAGTACACGTGTGCCAGGCCCTCTGCTGGGCTGAGGGTGGCTGTGGGAAGTGGCAGGAGGGCTCACTGCACAGCCCCAGGGCACCAGGCACCCACCCAACACAGCCCCACTGTCCTGTCCAGCTGTACCTAGAGCCTAGGATGGAGCAAGATGGGTCTCATAGGGTCTCTGGCTCACCCTTGCCAGCGGGTCACGAATAGGATGTGCACACAGGCTGACGTAGGCCTCTCAGCCAGGTGGGAAGAGCTGGCAGAGAAGTATTGGGGACTGGGGGGCACCCCCATGCCAGCCCACTGCTGGGAGAGCAAGCTGAGTACAGCCTGTGGTCCTAGAAGACCCAGATTGCTGGAGTCCTCATTGAGCGCCAGTCCCTAGAGGAGCCTGCGGACCTCACCATGGCTTGGCCAGGTGGACAGaggtggctgggaggaggggcctgCAGAGCTCGACCCCTGGCTGGGCTGGGGACCTGACTCCCAACTGCCCAAACGACCCTCAGAGGTCCTGTCCAGCTGAAGGCAGAGCCCCTGGGAGGGTGTGGAGGTGCCAAGTGTGGCCCACCTGGTCCCGTACAGGTTCCCCGAGAACTCCGCGTGCTCAATGAAGTCACCAGCCGCAATGTCCCGCTGCATCATCTCCCTGGTCACAAAATAGTAATCTGCAAGGAGGGGCTATCTGAGCCTTGCCCATGGCCAGACCACCAGGGGCTTGGGCACCAAGTGTGGCCAGAACCAGCATCTCCGGTGCACCCGTCTGCCCCACACGGAGGGGCTGTTCTAGGCGCTGAGCAGAACACACACATGACACCGAGGAGAGCCTGGAAACCACTGGCTTCCAAAGGAAGGCTAGAGGGAGCCTGGACACTGCTGGCCTCAGAAGGGGGGCCTGGACACTGCCAGCCTCGGGAAGGGGGGCCTGGACACTGCCGGCCTGGGCAGGGGGCCTGGACACTGCCGACCTGAGCAGGGGGGCCTGGATACTGCCAGCCTGGGCAGGGGGGCCTGGACACTGCCAGCCTGGGCAGGGGGGCCTAGACACTGCCGGCCTGGGCAGGGGGGCCTGGACACTGCTGACCTGAGCAGGGGGGCCTGGACACTGCCAGCCTGGGCAGGGGGGCCTGGACACTGCCGGCCTGGGCAGGGGGGCCTGGACACTGCCGACCTGGACAGGGGATCCTGGACACTACCGGCCTGGACAGGGGAGGTTCAGGGGACTCCCATGATCCTACTAAGACACAGAAGATACCTGCAGTATCAGAGGGACCCTGATGGTACACAACTGTGATGTCTACATCAATCAGAGGACCATGTGTGGAGTGGCATGTGTGTCAAGACTGGTGCCTTCAGGGACCTTATGCAGAGATTGGGGCCCCCACCCCGTCTCTTCCTGGGTGCCAGCATGCTGCCTGCCCACCCTGTGCGGGGGTCCATCTCTCAGATGAGACAGATGCCGAGGGGTGAGCTCACCTTTCCCATTCTCTTCTCCAGGCCGTGGGTCCCTCGTGGTGTCTAGGAACAAACACCTATGACCAATCTGGGAACGTGGTGCCCCTACACCCATGCATGGCCTTCTCTGCAGGGCCTGGCTCAGCCCACGAGTGGGTGTGAGGGCCCCAGGTAAGGGGGTACAGTGTGGGGCTCTGGGTGGTGTGGGGCCCCCCCACAGGTGGGTGTGGGGGCCCCAGGTCAGGGAGTGCAGTGTGGGGCTCCCCCACGGGTGGGTCAGGAGGTGGCCTGGTCCTACCCCCAGCATCCCTGAaaccctcctgccccctgcccctgcaacCCAGGCCTCACGGGACACGCTGAAGCCGAAGATGCTGCCGTGTTCCTGCAGGAGTCTCTTCAGCAGGGTGCTCTTCCCCGCCCCCGATGGTCCACTCAGGACGACAGGCCTTGGTCCTGACATTCCtgtgggtgagggagaggggatcAGCGAGGCCTGAGGGATGTACCCAGAACTGGAAGTGGGCGGGGTGGCTGGTGCCCCCGCTACCCTGTGTGAAGTCAGCCGGGGACTGGGACGGAGCTGGACTTGGAAACCAGAGCCAACCTAGCTGTGCCTCACCCGGGGCTAGCTGGTGTCACACACATCAGCCACAGATGTGAGTTCCCTGGCCATGCAGTCCTGGACTTTGGAGCCTGGGAGGGTCCCCATCCCTGTGTCTCCAGGCACCACACCCAAGACAGCCTCGGTCAGTAAGCAGCACCTGAGCCCTGTTCTGGAAGCTTCCAGTGGGACGTGGGAACCCAAGGGACCACAGCTTCCTCACCCCTCCAATGCTTGGGCAGGTGGACCACCCCTAGCACTTGGCTCAAGACagggagcaggggggtggggagctccaGATGACAGCCGCCCAGCTCTGTGCCCACCCGACCACCCCCAGCATGCCCAGCAGGACCCACCTCCTGGTGGGATGCAGACTCAGGGACCAGCCTGGGGCGGTTCCAGAAGAGCCCGCAGGGGGTGGTAATCCCTGCTCGCTCCCCACTCTCTGAGCACTAAATCCCTCCCAAGGCAGCCAGCCCCGCCCACTGAGCACAGGAAAAGGCCACTCCTCAACTCACCCACCCAGACACCTCGTGCTCAGGACACGTGAGCAGGGCCAGGTGCAGACTTGGGGGCTGGGGCACCCCTGGTGCACAGTGGCACCCAGGGGGACTTGTGCTGGGCTGGTGCAGCTCCCTCCTCTGCCAGCCCCTGCAGGGCTCCATCTGGGGGCCCCCAAGGTGGCTGGCAGACTCCCCTTGGCTGCCCTGTATCCTAGCCAGGGCGGCCTGTCCGCAGGTCCCTGGGCGGGCCCCGATCTCCTAATCCTCGATGTAGGCCAACACAGTAATCTGGCTAAAGCACCGCTATTCTGAGACCACCTCACCTTATGGACAAGCCCTGAGGAGGATGGGAGGGAAAGGGACCCTCTGCTGGAGACACAACAGGCAGGGACCTGGAAGAAGCCGTCAACATGCTGATGAGCATCACCTTCAGGTGACGCCTCTTCCAGGTGTCCTTCCCAGCAAGGATCCCACTGAACCCCCAAGTGAACTCTGGTGGTCCTGCCTTCCCGCccacaggcccaggcccaggcccactGCAGCTGCCCTCTCCTTGGCAGGACAGCCCTGGGTGTGTCTGGGGatgagagtggagggaggggtcTGTCCGTCCCACACCTGGCCCTGGCCCTCCACCTAGGTCTTCCTGGGAGCCTGTGGTGTGTTGGTGCCTTGGGAACACGAGTTCCTCTGGGCAGAGCGGCCCAGAGGGGACACAGGGTGGTGGTCAGGGAGCTGAGCAGGAGGATGCCCAGATCCTGTTCACAGCAGCACATATATGGGGAACCTGTGGACCCATCTCAGAGTGTTCCCTCTAGGGATTCTCCACCACGGACCTCATGAGGCAGGTGCCTCTGCCCCaggatgcccccacccccacacacctgCAAGCACCCTGTAGCCCCCAGCGGTAAACTCCCCGGTGGTGCCAGCCCTGCAGCTCCGACATCCCAGGACTGCAAACGCACCAGGAGACACACGTCTTCAGTGAGGGCCAGACTGCACACATGGAAGTGCCACACGGTCTTACtcaccaccccaccctccaccctgtcGCAGGCGTGTGTGTCCCAGAGCCCCACCCTCCAGGCCTCCTCCCCGTCGGCCCGAACTGGCCGCTATGCCATGGGCAGCAGGTGCACACTCAGGGTGGACTGAAGGCAAGAGCGGCCTGCCTGGCTCTGAAGCAATGCCATGCCCTACCAGCCTCCCCCGGCAGGGGCATCCTCCTGGGCCCCACCTGACCCTCAAGCCCAGGCTCCAGACCTCCCTGTTGCCCTCCCTCAAGGGCTAAAACCCTGACAGTGTGGGGTGGGAACACCGTCTGGCCAGCCATGGCCATGCTGCAGGGGTGGGGTCTGGCCAGCCAAGAGCACTAAGTCCTTCCTGACGTGGGGCCCACGGAGCTGAGCTCCCTCACCCCAACACAGGCCACTACCTGGCCCCCATGTCCAGTGGCCATGGTGGCACAGTCCTGACAGAAGCCACCTTTGACAGGAGCACACCCAGCTGGGATGGGACTTGAGGCCCCAAGGCCCCAGCTACACTCAAGTGTGTCCTCTTGTGAAGGGGGTCGCCCAAGTGGATCTGGACCAAAAGGGCTGGTCATACCTGTCCCCAAAAAGGCTGCATGGGCAGGGCTGTGTGTGGGGTACAACCAAGCCAAGAGGCCCTGAGAAACCGCATAGCTCTCAGGATACCCACAAAGTGGCTGATGTCTTCTTCCCCACTTCCAGTCCCCAGTGGGGTAGGACCAGTCCCTCCTTGAGAGGAAGCTGGGCTGTCTGACACTGTGCAGGACTCTGGCACctggccagggcctggggcaTAAGAACTAGAGAGCAGGAAGGAGCCCAGGCCCTCCAAGGGGAGGGACCATCCTTCTCCTAGAGACTGGGGTCTTGTCCTTGCACTCCTAATCGTTATCAGGACgcccccttccttcctgctcctctTTCCATCGTCTGGATCTTCTTTCTTGGCAACACAACACTCAGCAAAAAGCAGAAGCCAACTgttcactgctttaaaaaaaaaaaaaaaaagaaaatgggcgtGGCCAAAAAAGAAACCTATGGAGAGTCTTAACCTTCAGAACTGCCAGAACCTGATACCTCTTAACTGCTGCCCCACTGGCTCCAGCCAAAGATGAAGCACCGATACAATGTGTTCCCAGGACTGAAGAAAGCCCCACCTGGGCTGTGAGCGGGCCTGCTGTGTGCAGCTGACGTGGGAGGTTCCCACAAGGGGGCAGCACGGGGCACACTCAGCCATCGGTGGTGAGATAGGAAAGCACATGCATCCCAGGCCCCTCCTGGGGATGAAGGCcagggtcccccccacccccacccccggggtcCCGCACGACCAGCCCATGGTCCAGGATATGTAAGACTGACAGAAGAGTGTCCACAAGTCCGCGCTTGGGAGGTGTGCTGCCCAGGAGCCTTGTAGGGGACTCACAGCTACATCTTGGCCTGTGTCCTCCCCGCCCCATGGGCCCTACCCTGTGGGCCCTACCCCACACTGGCCACTAACACCTCAGCTCCCAGCTGCCCTTCCTTCCCGTGGAACAGTGACGTGGCttgcctccctgctcctccccaaacCAGCACCCCCAATGACCTAGGCTCACTCCCTCTCCTGTTCCCAAAGTAGCGTCTAATCACACCACACGCGCAGTTTCCAGCAGCCCAGACTAAAGCGTCAGGTACTGACGGAAGCTGAGCTCCACCTAGGACGCCCATAAGCCACAAAGGTTTGCCACCAACTCCCTGCTCCGCACAGCCTCGGGGCGCTGGACCCTGGGGGCAGGCCAGGAACCCGCAGCaatcccgggggcgggggggaggtgcgGGAGACCTCCGAGGGGCCAGCTCCATCTGTCCAGGACCCCCCTGGGTTTGCCCTCGGAGGAGGGAGCTGAAGCACAAAGAGCCAGACTACCAGGAGAGTTTCCCTTCTTGAGCCCAGGGAAGACTGTGGGGGCTTTGCGTGGCGGCCACAGACGGGCCTTCAGAACCCTCTTCTCCCAGAGTCTCCGGCTGTGCTGTGCGGCCCACCTTGGGGAGGGGTGTCAGGctgctccccctctctgcccctccgcatgCAGCAGGGTCCACAACGGCATCCAGCGTGAGGTCCTCAGGCCGCGGGGGATTTACAAGCTGTCTGGAGCTTCACGAGCCAGGAGAATCCCCTCCTACATTTTGAGAACTAACACAGGGAACCAGCTTTTAATTCCTCTACACAAGAGCAGCAGCTGCCAGAAGCACCTGCGCTGCGCGGAAACGCGCGCGCGTACGCGAGAAGGGCGGCCCGTGACAGGGGCCGAGCTACATTCATGGACAAGCACACTGCCCTGCTCTGCTCGCGGGGACCGCGGCCGGCCAGCCCTGGGGCGGCCCGCAGGGGCCCCAGGGCACGACCCCGCGTGCTCAACCCCCGAGTCTCCGCGACAGCGGCGTCACCAGTGCGACGGGAGGGCTGACCGCGAACGGCCCCCGATCCAGCCCCGCGGCTTGCGCGCGCCCCGACGTTCGCCCGCCCGCTGCTCACCGTCCGAGGGGACCCGGCCCAAGGCGGCCGCCGCCAGCCCGGCCAGCGGGCGTCGCAGCATGAGGGGCCGCCTCCACCGCCCGCCTGCGGGGCTACGTCAGCGCCGCGCCGGCCCGCCTCCGTCCGCAGCGACTACGTCACGGCCCCGAGCCGGCCCGCTGGCGCCCGCGGAGGTCAACGTCACTAAGCATCGCCGGGCCCTGTCAGTACGTAATAGTACGGCGCCGGCCTCGCCCCGCCCCTCGTACGTGTCGTCAGCGCCGCGAGACGCGACGCCTGCGCAGGACGGCGCGTTGGGTTAGCCCAGAGTGTTTGCGCTGTACTTGCGGTCGCTTTCGTTCCCCAGTGGCCGGCGGAAGCCCGGACGCTGGGAGTCGAGGTTGCTCCGGTGAGCAGGGCAGGGCGGTGCCGGAAAGGCGCGGGCGTCGCGGGGTGGGAAGGACTTTCCCCGAGGGAGGGTCCGAGCCCCGCCGCCGGTCCTCGAGGGCGACAGAGCATGGGGCGGCATCCGCTTGGATAGTTCGTTTTCCCGCGAAGTGGCTTCCTGAGGCGGTGGGAGGCCTGCAGATACCCTTGCCCATCAGGTAGGGGACCCCACAGCAGAGCTGCGCATCTCGGCCGGGAGGTCTCTCTGCCAGGGATCTGAGTGTCCGACATCCCAGGCAGGGGTTGGGCTGTCAAATTCCTGGCTTGTCGTGCACGGATCTCTGCACCGACGGTTTCCTGGGGGTCAGGGCTCAGGGACAGTAGTTCCAGGTCTCGGCTCTCCTTTTATAATCCCGACATCGCGGGGTGTCGTGAGAAGTAGGTGACCTTGGGAACCAGGGAAACCCCCAAGGTGCATCCTCAGAATGGCTTC comes from the Prionailurus bengalensis isolate Pbe53 chromosome A1, Fcat_Pben_1.1_paternal_pri, whole genome shotgun sequence genome and includes:
- the GUK1 gene encoding guanylate kinase isoform X3, which encodes MSGPRPVVLSGPSGAGKSTLLKRLLQEHGSIFGFSVSHTTRDPRPGEENGKDYYFVTREMMQRDIAAGDFIEHAEFSGNLYGTSKAAVRAVQAMNRICVLDVDLQGVRNIKKTDLRPIYIFVQPPSLDVLEQRLRQRNTETEESLAKRLAAARVDMESCKEQGLFDLIIINDNLDKAYQALEEALSEEIKKAQRTSHS
- the GUK1 gene encoding guanylate kinase isoform X1, whose translation is MLRRPLAGLAAAALGRVPSDGMSGPRPVVLSGPSGAGKSTLLKRLLQEHGSIFGFSVSHTTRDPRPGEENGKDYYFVTREMMQRDIAAGDFIEHAEFSGNLYGTSKAAVRAVQAMNRICVLDVDLQGVRNIKKTDLRPIYIFVQPPSLDVLEQRLRQRNTETEESLAKRLAAARVDMESCKEQGLFDLIIINDNLDKAYQALEEALSEEIKKAQRTSHS
- the GUK1 gene encoding guanylate kinase isoform X2; the protein is MRRGREGEQPDTPPQGMSGPRPVVLSGPSGAGKSTLLKRLLQEHGSIFGFSVSHTTRDPRPGEENGKDYYFVTREMMQRDIAAGDFIEHAEFSGNLYGTSKAAVRAVQAMNRICVLDVDLQGVRNIKKTDLRPIYIFVQPPSLDVLEQRLRQRNTETEESLAKRLAAARVDMESCKEQGLFDLIIINDNLDKAYQALEEALSEEIKKAQRTSHS